A stretch of the Papaver somniferum cultivar HN1 chromosome 6, ASM357369v1, whole genome shotgun sequence genome encodes the following:
- the LOC113289093 gene encoding probable purine permease 5 isoform X2, whose product MEMDPSLTPETKEDGSPEPSLSLLDQLSRFKTMACEAYTRKPASYWVLLVLSIGSMLVAFPASSLLSRLYFANGGKSKWIISWVSVAGWPLTALFLLPSYIFLKIQPTPLTFKLTFSYIVLGFLSAADNLMYAYAYAYLPASTASLLASSSLVFSAIFGYFIVKNKIKVSTLNAIVIITAAVVLIGLDSDSDRFGNVSDSQYRLGFIWDIVGSALHGLIFALSELVFVKLLGRRSFHVVLEQQVMVSLFAFIFTTIGVIVNNDFKGMKSEAKNFKNGEKSYYVVLIWCALTFQLGVLGGTGVLFLASTVLAGVINAVRVPVTSIAAVILFHDPMSGFKILSLVITFWGFGSYIYGYSSASTKVSL is encoded by the exons ATGGAGATGGATCCCTCACTCACACCAG AAACAAAGGAGGATGGATCGCCAGAACCTTCTCTTTCGTTGCTGGACCAGCTTTCTAGATTTAAAACCATGGCATGTGAAGCATACACAAGGAAGCCAGCCTCGTACTGGGTTCTACTAGTTCTAAGTATTGGATCAATGCTTGTTGCTTTTCCAGCGTCGAGTCTCCTATCTCGTCTCTATTTTGCTAATGGTGGAAAAAGCAAATGGATAATTTCATGGGTTTCAGTTGCTGGGTGGCCTCTAACCGCTCTATTCTTGCTTCCAtcatatatttttcttaaaattCAGCCAACGCCTCTCACGTTCAAGCTCACTTTCTCTTAtattgttttagggtttttaagtgCTGCAGACAATCTCATGTATGCATATGCTTACGCCTATCTGCCTGCATCAACTGCTTCTCTTTTAGCTTCTTCTTCACTGGTTTTCTCTGCCATTTTTGGCTATTTCATAGTTAAGAACAAAATTAAAGTATCCACGTTAAATGCCATTGTGATCATAACTGCGGCAGTTGTTCTTATCGGTTTAGATTCAGATTCAGATAGATTTGGTAACGTCAGTGACAGCCAATATAGATTGGGGTTCATATGGGATATTGTGGGATCAGCTCTTCATGGACTCATATTTGCTCTGTCAGAGTTGGTTTTTGTGAAGTTACTGGGGAGAAGGTCTTTTCATGTAGTCTTAGAACAGCAAGTTATGGTATCCTTATTTGCTTTCATTTTTACAACAATCGGGGTTATTGTAAATAACGATTTCAAAGGCATGAAATCTGAAGCTAAAAATTTCAAGAATGGTGAGAAGTCTTACTATGTGGTTCTTATTTGGTGTGCATTAACTTTCCAGTTGGGAGTTTTGGGAGGAACTGGGGTTCTTTTTCTGGCTTCAACTGTTTTAGCTGGTGTCATCAACGCAGTAAGGGTTCCTGTCACTAGCATTGCAGCTGTTATTCTTTTCCATGATCCAATGAGTGGCTTCAAAATTCTTTCTTTGGTTATTACATTTTGGGGATTCGGATCATATATTTATGGCTATTCTTCTGCAAGTACTAAAGTGTCGCTGTAA
- the LOC113289093 gene encoding probable purine permease 5 isoform X1, protein MEMDPSLTPDYPQLSYSILPSHETKEDGSPEPSLSLLDQLSRFKTMACEAYTRKPASYWVLLVLSIGSMLVAFPASSLLSRLYFANGGKSKWIISWVSVAGWPLTALFLLPSYIFLKIQPTPLTFKLTFSYIVLGFLSAADNLMYAYAYAYLPASTASLLASSSLVFSAIFGYFIVKNKIKVSTLNAIVIITAAVVLIGLDSDSDRFGNVSDSQYRLGFIWDIVGSALHGLIFALSELVFVKLLGRRSFHVVLEQQVMVSLFAFIFTTIGVIVNNDFKGMKSEAKNFKNGEKSYYVVLIWCALTFQLGVLGGTGVLFLASTVLAGVINAVRVPVTSIAAVILFHDPMSGFKILSLVITFWGFGSYIYGYSSASTKVSL, encoded by the exons ATGGAGATGGATCCCTCACTCACACCAG ATTATCCCCAATTGTCTTACAGCATCCTACCTAGCCATG AAACAAAGGAGGATGGATCGCCAGAACCTTCTCTTTCGTTGCTGGACCAGCTTTCTAGATTTAAAACCATGGCATGTGAAGCATACACAAGGAAGCCAGCCTCGTACTGGGTTCTACTAGTTCTAAGTATTGGATCAATGCTTGTTGCTTTTCCAGCGTCGAGTCTCCTATCTCGTCTCTATTTTGCTAATGGTGGAAAAAGCAAATGGATAATTTCATGGGTTTCAGTTGCTGGGTGGCCTCTAACCGCTCTATTCTTGCTTCCAtcatatatttttcttaaaattCAGCCAACGCCTCTCACGTTCAAGCTCACTTTCTCTTAtattgttttagggtttttaagtgCTGCAGACAATCTCATGTATGCATATGCTTACGCCTATCTGCCTGCATCAACTGCTTCTCTTTTAGCTTCTTCTTCACTGGTTTTCTCTGCCATTTTTGGCTATTTCATAGTTAAGAACAAAATTAAAGTATCCACGTTAAATGCCATTGTGATCATAACTGCGGCAGTTGTTCTTATCGGTTTAGATTCAGATTCAGATAGATTTGGTAACGTCAGTGACAGCCAATATAGATTGGGGTTCATATGGGATATTGTGGGATCAGCTCTTCATGGACTCATATTTGCTCTGTCAGAGTTGGTTTTTGTGAAGTTACTGGGGAGAAGGTCTTTTCATGTAGTCTTAGAACAGCAAGTTATGGTATCCTTATTTGCTTTCATTTTTACAACAATCGGGGTTATTGTAAATAACGATTTCAAAGGCATGAAATCTGAAGCTAAAAATTTCAAGAATGGTGAGAAGTCTTACTATGTGGTTCTTATTTGGTGTGCATTAACTTTCCAGTTGGGAGTTTTGGGAGGAACTGGGGTTCTTTTTCTGGCTTCAACTGTTTTAGCTGGTGTCATCAACGCAGTAAGGGTTCCTGTCACTAGCATTGCAGCTGTTATTCTTTTCCATGATCCAATGAGTGGCTTCAAAATTCTTTCTTTGGTTATTACATTTTGGGGATTCGGATCATATATTTATGGCTATTCTTCTGCAAGTACTAAAGTGTCGCTGTAA